The following are encoded in a window of Nilaparvata lugens isolate BPH chromosome 13, ASM1435652v1, whole genome shotgun sequence genomic DNA:
- the LOC120354113 gene encoding LOW QUALITY PROTEIN: FERM, ARHGEF and pleckstrin domain-containing protein 2-like (The sequence of the model RefSeq protein was modified relative to this genomic sequence to represent the inferred CDS: inserted 1 base in 1 codon), with protein sequence MLNDVNCPKLLVLTVAATSAEEKQKWLEELSQAIADSKQNEANDSSKNNYLSLKSCSDGQVWQSIEEANSKVSPQRSNTTVHVCWHRNTSIGIEDQLRAVENQLSGYLLRKFKNSNGWQKLWVVFTNFCLFFYKTYQDDSPLASLPLLGYSISXPNEKDGIHKDYVFKLQFKNHVYFFRAESEYTFNRWMEVISSATQHSGRVRFFGNNRQFGSELEEEEEEEEAESEA encoded by the exons ATGCTGAATGATGTGAATTGTCCAAAGTTACT ggTATTAACAGTAGCAGCTACCAGTGCAGAGGAGAAACAAAAATGGCTGGAAGAACTATCTCAGGCGATAGCGGACAGCAAACAGAATGAAGCCAATGATTCAAGCAAAAACAACTATCTTAGTCTCAAGTCTTGCA GTGATGGACAAGTGTGGCAGAGCATAGAGGAGGCCAACAGCAAGGTGTCTCCACAGCGCAGCAACACCACGGTGCATGTCTGCTGGCACCGCAACACCTCCATCGGCATCGAGGACCAGCTCAGAGCTGTAGAG AACCAACTTAGCGGCTATCTTCTGCGAAAGTTCAAGAACAGTAACGGTTGGCAGAAGTTGTGGGTGGTCTTCACCAACTTCTGTCTCTTCTTCTACAAGACTTATCAG GATGATTCTCCGTTGGCCAGTCTACCACTGCTGGGCTATTCCATAT ACCCAAATGAGAAAGATGGAATCCATAAAGACTACGTGTTCAAGCTGCAATTCAAGAACCATGTCTACTTCTTCAGAGCGGAGAGCGAGTATACTTTCAACAG GTGGATGGAGGTGATCAGCAGCGCGACTCAGCACTCGGGTCGAGTTCGCTTCTTCGGCAACAATCGGCAGTTCGGCAGCGagctggaggaggaggaagaggaggaggaggccgAGAGTGAGGCGTGA